DNA from Labrus bergylta chromosome 3, fLabBer1.1, whole genome shotgun sequence:
TGGTTCCCCTCAACATCGTTAGAGTTATCACACGGCTAactggggcggcagtagctcagtctgtagggacttgggttgggaatcggagggaccaaatatggaagttggtctggtagctggagaggtgccagatcacttcctaagcaatgccaaggtgcccttgagcaaggcaccaaaccccctccccaccaccagctcagaaGCGCCTcctgtgggcagctccgtcactctgacatctctctattagtgcatgtccataggatcctgtttgtgcatgtttgtgtgtatatttcagcctatgtgtgtgttgcatgactacagagtgtaaaaacagaatttccccttgtgggatcaataaaataaatcttaatcttacATCACACTTGTAGCTTGATGAAGCTGAACAGCTAACCGAGCATTGAGGTTTCAAGGTTACAGCGTAAACCTGCATTATGCTAGTTCCTATCCTGCAGCTTTAGCATTAATATTGTGACATTTACAGCTAGTACTAGAGGTCATTTGACACTCCCATAAACAATTAGTAGACTAGTACTACTGCTACTTCATAGGTTTCATAGCTGTGCAGTCAACATTTTTAACTAAATTGTTAAAATCAACATATAGAGCGAGGGTTTAGATCATTTAGAAATGGGCTGTGAGATGCATTCTTACTTCATCATCTGTAATCACAATTGGCTGTTAAAGAGGCTTTCCTACTCAATCTCAAATGCAATTTTATGGTGTCTTTTTTCAGGGTGCCATGACGCCTGGCGTGCCTATCTTCAGTCCCATGATGCCATATGGCTCAGGCCTGACACCGCAGCCTGTACAGAACACCAATAGCTTGTCCATACTTGAGGAACAACAGaggcaacagcagcagcaacaggctCAGCAGGCAAACGCAGGTAAAAGAAATCTACTGTCATATGTCTCTCTGTCTTGAGATAATAATGTCACACGCCTGGAACTGATTTTACCataacattttgaattttaaaataattcCATTCTTATACTGTACACGttaaaatgatacaattattcagtgtttttgatgacgagaaaatacttttttccttcttcaggCCTTCCAGGCACATCAGGGCAGACCCCACAGCTTTACCACTCCCAGACAGTAGCAGGCTCGACCACCACAGCTCTGCCAGGAAACACCCCGCTCTACAACACACCTCTAACCCCCATGACCCCTATCACACCGGCCACACCAGCCTCAGAGAGCTCTGGAATAGTACCACAGCTACAGTATGTTTCATTTCCGTACTAGAGTATTGTAGGAGTATCTGTTTATACCATATTGTTTCTATCACTTTTTAAGTTGTCTTGCTTTACCTTTTATTACTAAAGGCACTGTTGACTATTTAGGTTAAAACGGAGCATGGATCATAAGTTTGCTCttattgaattaaaatgtatttaccacCAACATAAAAATAGCTGATACTTCAGAGACTAACTTAGTTTCCCGTGACTGAATAAATTAATTATGTGactatgaatgtttttttttaaataccaaataatctgaatttttaaacattttaacctgaTTCTTTTCTAACTGACTTAACAGTTTGTGCCAATATGTCTCTTCTTGGttcttttctttgtgcttttattaTTTCCCTACTATCAGAAACATTGTTTCTACTGTGAACCTGGGCTGTAAACTAGACTTGAAGACCATTGCTCTGAGAGCCAGGAATGCAGAGTACAACCCAAAGGTGAGTTTACAAAACATTagtgtgttttcttctgtgaGTGGATAAATGGAAACATGTGTCATTGgggtttaaaataaacatgctttATTTGtatgcacagtttttttttgtttttttttacaaactttaaaacagaaaatggtCGTTATTTttttgacagccctaatttaTATCAAACAGGCCATAGAACTGAATGGATAACAAGGCTATTTTAGCTATAGCAATGTTCTCATTCTCTCCATGTCTTGTAGCGTTTTGCTGCGGTCATTATGAGAATACGAGAGCCCAGGACCACTGCTCTCATCTTTAGCTCGGGGAAGATGGTCTGCACTGGAGCCAAGAGGTCAGAAAAATTAGTTTGCTCCCTTTCAAAGTGTTACGCTCATTATAAAACCCAAAGCCAGCTGTGTCTTTCAGAAAAATAATCTTTCCAGCCCTGCACTGACTTTACACAAATCCTTGGATGTGTAATttagcttcttttcttttctcaattCTTGTTCAATTGTTTGTCCCAAAATCTAATCTACCTCCCATGACTCCCCCCCAGTGAAGAACAGTCACGGTTAGCTGCCAGAAAATATGCTCGTGTGGTGCAGAAGCTCGGCTTTCCTGCGAAGTTCCTGGACTTTAAGATTCAGAACATGGTGGGAAGCTGCGATGTGAAGTTCCCCATTCGGCTGGAGGGATTAGTTCTTACGCATCAACAGTTTAGCAGGTAGAGGTTTCTTTTGTCTCCCGTTCAGCTGATGGTCACTCTTttctgattatttaaaaaaaggttgtcAAAAGTTTACATACTTTGAGGAGATCTCAGGGTTTGTTCaccatttaaaatacatttctattgtGATTGTGTACTGAAATCGAGCGGTTTGTCTGTTTCAGCTATGAACCGGAGCTGTTTCCTGGATTGATTTACAGAATGATCAAACCCAGGATTGTCCTGCTTATCTTTGTCTCTGGGAAAGTTGTACTCACAGGTAAGAACAGCTCTTCTCTGCATATGGCATTACTTCAATCTCCAGAGTGAAGTTGTCATGTGCCCAAATCCCCACTTCTGTTATTAACCACGCTGATGTACTATTCCATGTTGTCACAAAACCACACATATAACAGGAAATTGGTTCCATTTTGAATGAATCATCCTGACCATAATGTAAACGCAGTACCAGTAGTCACTGTTTAAGGCGTTGTCCTATTTAATcacatctttgttgttttctaggTGCCAAGGTTAGAGCAGAGATCTATGAAGCTTTTGAAAACATCTACCCCATCCTGAAAGGCTTCCGCAAAACAACGTAgaacctgcagctccttttttcctctctcccaAACCCTGTCAGTTTTTACTCATCTG
Protein-coding regions in this window:
- the tbp gene encoding TATA-box-binding protein, with the translated sequence MDQNNSIPAFQGLASPQGAMTPGVPIFSPMMPYGSGLTPQPVQNTNSLSILEEQQRQQQQQQAQQANAGLPGTSGQTPQLYHSQTVAGSTTTALPGNTPLYNTPLTPMTPITPATPASESSGIVPQLQNIVSTVNLGCKLDLKTIALRARNAEYNPKRFAAVIMRIREPRTTALIFSSGKMVCTGAKSEEQSRLAARKYARVVQKLGFPAKFLDFKIQNMVGSCDVKFPIRLEGLVLTHQQFSSYEPELFPGLIYRMIKPRIVLLIFVSGKVVLTGAKVRAEIYEAFENIYPILKGFRKTT